The genomic stretch TGGATGAAGTTCAGCAATATGTTGATGCAAGATGGATTTGTGCTCCCGAGGCATTTTGGGAAATATTTCGATTCACTCTTTACCGATTATATCCTTCGGTTGAAAGATTGCAGATCCACTTGCCGAACCGCCATCAAGTGCGCTTTTATGATCATCAGCAAATTGCAGATGTGTTAAATAATGAACGCAACTCCAAAACAATGCTCACACAATTCTTTGCATTGAATCTACGAGATCCACAAGCAAGAAAGTATCTGTATAGAGAGATTCTAGAGCATTATTGTTGGAACAAGCGGGATATGGAATGGCATCGTAGGCGATCAACAAGAAAAGTTATCGGGAGAATCTATACGGTATCACCTTCGGAGGGAGATAAGTTTTACTTGCGACTGTTGTTATCGCATGTCATAGGTCCAACCAGTTGGGAATATCTTCTTACAAATAATGGCATGACTTTCAGTACATTCAAAAAATCAACCGAGGATAGGGGATTTCTTGAGACTGATCATAGTATTCGTGATTGTTTGGTTGAGGCTACGAGTCTCCGAATGCCATATGCTTTACGAAGGTTATTCGTGACGATTTTAATATTTTGTGAACCTACTGATGTTAGAGGCCTTTGGAATGAGTTTTTTACACATATGGTAGAGGATTATCAAACAGCTAACAATGTTGTGGAATCAAACTTAACTAATATGTTGTTGAAGGACTTGAATGAACTCTTAAACCTGCACGGTAAAAAGATTGATCATTATGATCTCCCATCTTTACCCCCTAATACAATAGACAGAGGTGCAGTTCCAAGTATCATACAAGAGGAGTTAGCGATCGATTTCCCCAATGAAGATATTGAATCTATTGCTAAGTTAAATAATGATCAAATGATTGCATTCAACACCATTATGAATGTAATTGTTCAAAAACACAGTGGGGTATTTTTTGTTGATGGTCCAGGAGGAACAGGTAAAACATTCCTTTATAGAACATTAATGGCAAGTTTAAGAAGTAGAGGAGAAATTGTCTTAGCAACTGCATCATCTGGTATAGCTGCAACATTGTTACCCGGTGGTAGGACTGCACACTCTCGATTTAAGATACCTATTGATATTCAACCAAGTTCCATTTGTGGTATTGAAAAGCAAAAGGATCTTGCAGATCTCATTAGAGTTGCTGCCGCAATAATTTGGGATGAAGCACCAATGACAAGCAAAAATTGTTTGGAAGCCTTAGATCGATCATTACAAGACATTTGTAGCAACAGTGCTCCATTTGGTGGAAAAGTTCTGATCATGGGGGGGATTTTCGTCAAGTTCTTCCTGTTGTAAGAAAAGGTACTAAGGCACAAATGATTTCAGCGTGTATTGTTCAATCTCATTTATGGAATCATACCAAGATTTTGCATTTGCGTCAAAATATGCGATTATTGCATGATCAAGAGTTTGCAGAATTTCTTATTCGCATTGGTGATGGTGTCGAACCTACCAAACCAGATGACATGGTGAGGTTACCTTTACATATTGCAATCCCATGGGAAGGTGAACATTCCATACAAGTACTTATCCAACATATTTTTCCTGATCTAGAATTGCATGGTTGGGATGCCCCATATATGGTACAAAGAGCTATTTTGACACCAATAAATGATGATGTCCAGAAATTGAATGATATGATTATCGATCAGTTTCCAGGAGAAGAACATAATTTGTTATCGTTTGACGAGGTTGAAGCAGATAATCATAATTTATACCAGCAAGAATTCTCAAACTCAATCGCACAAGGTAGTTTGCCACCTCATATTCTAAAGATAAAAAAGGGTGCACCATTGATGTTGTTACGAAATCTAGATCCTAGATATGGATTGTGTAATGGGACCCGGTTATTATGTCGTGGTTTATTTATGAATATGTTGGATGTGGAAATCCTGACAAGAAGCAACGCAGGAAAACGTGCTTTTTTGCctagaattaaaataaaaacatctGCAAGTGATGGACTgccttttgtccttagtagaAAGCAGTTTCCTGTGCGACTAAGTTTTGCAATTACAATAAATAAATCACAAGGACAAACCATTCCAAATGTTGGAATATATCTTCCACAACATGTTTTTAGTCATGGACAGTTATATGTGGCTTTATCCAGGGGTGTTTCACAGACTACAACAAGAGTTTTAACCAGGGAAGGAAAATTGAAAGGAGAAGATGGTGACTACACAAAAAATGTAGTCTACAAACAAATTCTTTTATCGCACCCGCAGGTATTTATTAAGTACATTGAAAAAATTGCTCACACGTTGATTCCCATTTTGGTTACACGACATACCAAGCTTATATTGTATTATTTATATCATAGATAGATAATAACTAAATATAATTTTCTTTTGCTTTAATATACAGCCAAACTAGAACACGATGAAATCTTCCAATTATGTAGGGAGTTGAGACCAAAGAATGTTGAAACTTGCTTCGACATGAAAGTAAGTTATActtaataatttattttatgcttttatctatacctatatataaaggggatacaaTGTTTTGGAGTggcttttattttttccaaaattacccttatttaattttttaattttttaataaataataaaataaaattgtgTGATAATAACTTCTTGGTAGTTACCACTTGAATTTACAATAATATAACCTCCATGTTCTTCCATTTAGAAGTTACAAATAATGCATCAATATAACTTCTTGATAATTACCCCTTGAATCTACAAAATTActatttatttgtaaaatttgttcaatttttttttattgtaTTCAGATTTTAACTTATGTAAAATCGAAAATGGTTTGCCTATATCACAATTCACTCTCCTTTTGATTTTTATCTCCCTTTGAGTTCTTCATATTACTTAAACCATCATACTTGCTTTAAAGTTGATTTTAAGGAGGAAAGCTGAGAAATTTGGAAAATGATTTATCTATAATTGATAAGTGATTTAGCACTGAACTTTTACTTTCACCATTTAAGTTTTTTTTTCTGTCTTTCTAATTATTATATTTCATTTTACTTGACCGTAATTGTTATTAAAATATATGAAATTATTAGTTAATTTTTATGTTTTATATTAAAATTGTGTTTTTATATGAGAAACTGATTTTGCCCTTTATGTGTTGTTTTATTGCACATGAACATATAAATAACTTTTTGAGATAAAAAGAGAAGGAGATggaaaaaagaaaaggaaaagagGGAAAATTTTGGATTTTGAGTGACATCAACATGGAAGTTATTATCAAGAGAAATGTAGAATATGGTTGCCAACCCCCAACACATTGATATTAACCGAAGAGATCTTTCATGTTGGTGGCATTAATGACCATACGACATATATTTTTCTCAATTTCTCACAATGTTAACACAAAGATGCCAATGTTTTCACATTGATCAAATTTAATATTAGTATGATGATCAAGAAGAAACAAACTCATTATAATGATAGCGACAAATATGCCCAtgttttcttttttgttttcatttgAGATTCAGTGTAATGATCAACTATTGCATATTCTCATTGATGATTTATTTGTTTGCATTATATGATATTTTTAAATCTATGTCCACAATTTTCTTATTTAAGTTTTACCATTAATTGTTTTAAAGAACAAATATAACATGCCTATAACTACCAAATTTGCTAAAACATATAGTCTATTATTTCATTAAGTTTgttgattcaatttattttacattattaTATTTCTGATTTTTACGGCATATAGTATTACATAATAGATGATTAATGATTACTATTTGTCATTTTAATGACATTTATCTTGAGATATTTTTTCTACTACAAATCCTTCTATCTATATTTGACTCTGATTCATATAATTTTTCGTCTTTCTTTTCTATTTAGTTAAAAATCGAAATAGATTTATGGACAGAAAATTGTTTTACGTGTGTGGATACTAAAAAGGCGGCGAGAGATTATAAATTAAGATAAATAATAGGAGAGATATGATGCTAAGAAAAAGAATAGGAAACAATTGAAAACAATTTAGAATTTAACAACTTAGAAGTAcaatatgatttttaattattataatatGCCATTTGCATTATTAAATTGGTTTCTAGAATTTAACACTGAAGTATTTCAGAGAACCTATGACATCTTACTTTAAATTCTAATTAGTGTATCTATAACTATCTATAATGGGGATATGATATTTTGAAGTGACCTATTTTCATTCCAATTATATTTTATTCCAACCAACCCATTATTCATGGATTACTGTTACTAATCAAAATATTCAACTTCctcatttaatttaattaaaacaaatGGTATTATCATGAGTAACATACACAACACACtcatcaaaaataaaataaaaattaaaaatttagagagagaatgaaagggaaaaagaagaaaaaaatgcaTGTTCTTAGTATTAGATTTAGTGATTCAAAAGTTTATTACCGTCTTTCAAAAATTTAATGTAGGCTTCCCAATTGAGACAAGTAGGATCGAGCAAGACGTGGGGCGTAGAAGTTTATTTGATCATTTCTTATTTTGACATGCTTTTCGAGATATGGTGGTGCATAAGATGAGATTTTCAAGATATGGTAGTGCAGAAGATGATAGATTATGGATTTGTTGACTATCAAGTGCTTTTCTTATAGCTCTGATTATGTACTACTTATTATTTTCATGATTATCAAAATATTATATGCAAATACTTTCTTTTTTTATCATGTTTCATAGATTTATTGGCCACCGTAGCATCCGACACTCTATTGCAAGTGAATTAAATACCGATTATATTTGCAACATTTTTGCTGATGTTCTTTATAATGTTGGTCAATAGTgtgaaatgaaaagaaaataatagatttagaaaaaaataagaaaataaaaatagatatTCAAATGAAAATAGGGAGAAATTTAATAATACAAAAGATAAAATTGGTTGGAAAAGATAggaatatttatttatttatttatatataattaAGATGATAAATATTTACTTTCAATATGTTACAGTAAAATTATTACTTAaatatgagagagagagagagagaggtgtTCCACCTTTTTTAAAGTTGATTTCTCAAATTTAAGTCATAATTTTCTAAAACATGTTGAAAGTGAATATATATcatcttaattttatttttatgaaatGTGTCAAAGTAATATTCTTTTTATCATGATATATGTGAACAATATCATAAAAGATATACACACGTAAGCGCACTAAAAAAAACGGACAGACGGACACGAGAGTAAAAACAAAAACTCGGTGTAGCGCAATAAAGAGACTTGAAAATGGCCACGGGCTCAAATTAGATTTTCTTGATCCCACATGCTTAGCTGAGATATATTTTGAATGTATTCTTTGATGATATGACATTTCttcatgtatttgtagttttttaaatctcGAGAGCGCATTAATAAAAGGGTGtatgaaaaattgatttgaatctttataaggtaaaaaaaactatattacactacttactattaattttactatctttttctctctaaattttttttaatttgagAGTCTTACATTTTAGGTTTACTAGGGAAAATAATTGCaatgaaaaagaaaatacttCGAATAAAAATTTCATGTTCGGCATTCCTTTTAAAGAAGGTCATTGATTACACAATACCAATAGTATTTTGCATGATTCAATATAATTCTGAATATCTTTGTTTATCATTTTCAAAgtgtaataatattatttttaatatgacGTACAATACAAACCttataaaaagaaaaataaacatttaTTTTTCTCTGCTGTGCGCATTGAAAAAAACGGACAAAATTAGGCCATTGCAAGTAAATAAAATACCGATTAAAAAAAAGGAAATACATTTATTTTGGATCATGTGATTTATTGTTAACCAAATTAAGGGAATGCATGTATGTTATTATAAACCTATGTTATTTTGGAGCTTTTAGCGTTTATAACATATAGGTAACTGCACATATAGGTAATAAAAGTATGTCTTGATTAATAAAAGTATGTCTATGCAGTTGGTAATAAATATTTGTTCAACTGCATATATAGATTTATATAAATATATGTTACTAAAATCCAATGTATGTCTAATGAGCATATAAATCCAATGTATGTTTATTAGGACATACTTTTATTAATCAAGACATACTTTTATATATTACCAAAACGGACACGGAAGTATATTTATTACCAACTGCAGAGACATACACTTACCAACTGCACATATAGGTAACATACATTTATTGAACAAATATCATTGGAATACATGTATGTTAGTATCCAATAATAACATACATTTACAAAATACATTTTGGAGTGACTTAATTTGGTTACAAAAAAACCTATATAAAGGAAAGGGAATAAATCTATAAATCTGAATAAATACCAATATAATTCATCATATAAATagtttatattaaaatcaaatatataaaaaaaagacGCTATTAATATTTTCACGCATTAGCGCAGTAAAAAAAGCGGACAAACGGGCACGGAGTGCCCGTTTGGACGCTAGTCTATTACTATCTATAAAGGGGATAGGGGATTTTGGTATGGCTTATTTTTCTTCCAAGTTTACCCTTTATATAATTTATATTTACTAaaaaaaccacaacaacaataactACCCACACTTTAGAATTAGGATGAGAAGAAACAGTTACAGCAATAATGGAACCGTATTATTATGTTTCGGTATTAACAATTTCCTTATACTTTAAATAATTTATATTTACTAATCTATAATCTATAACGGTATATATAAAGGGATTCTAACTTTTTGATTCCTATTATACCCTTTATCTTTTAGGTAATtacaataaataaataattattcgatatactttttaataaataaaaaataatccAATAACTGCAGAAAAAAATTGCTTCAGGTTATGGGTGGTTTTTTTTCATCGCATTTATAGCAAAAAAATTTGCCATGAATTCAGTATAATTACATAGCAACTTCTAATTTCTTTCTCTATTGCAATAGCAATTTGCATCTTTTGTGTACTACCATTATGGGCAAATTTCTATAGTAATTGGCATTGCTTATAACTACTGAGTTTTATACTCCAATAGCAATTGGTATCATGTCGTATAATTGCTTTCTGCATATATCACACAATCAAATTTCTAATTAATACCATACAATTTTTCTCATAAATCCACAATTCCAATCTCTTCTTTTTCAATGTATTGATTTGTGATTGAGAATGGTAATCCGACAAGACGACGATATGCGTAGACAACACTACAACACAATTGTAAACAAAATAACATAACGACCTAACAATGGTACAACGAGTAGTGACGCCGCCAATTAATCGGCCTGGTAGCGGTTAAGAATGCAATCAATGGTGGCAATCATGTGGCCGGAAGAAGAAGGAACAACAAGACAATGAAAAGTGGTTtgagtttttattttattttattaatttcatatattttatttaattaaaaccaTTAGAGTTTGATTTATCAACATgttaaaaaattattatataaatcatttaatttaatttaattacaatcattaaattaaattaaatttgtTTTATGTAATTACAACCATTATAGTATAAACCTTTTTTTGTGCGCATGAATTGCAgaaaaatacttaataattatTGATCGGATAACGATGATGATTTTTGATCATGTGGTGATTTTCGATCATGCGGGTTTATTTATATTTTATGCTGGTTTATATATTTTTTGAACGTGTATTCTATGATGATTTATATATTTTTGTGTCTATTTTAGGATAGTTTCTAAATTTGTATGGAAATGATGGTGATAATTTATATTTTAATGAACAAAAATGGTGACAATTAATTTTGTTCTTATATTTAAAATCACCATGACAATTATTGTTTATATCTAAATGGTGTATATATTTAAATCACCATCATTATTGGTCAGCCAAAGAAAAACGTGTTAACAtcatttattatatttgtttttcatatttttcaagaaaaatacTCGGGAACTCTTTAATAGTgtaaaaatatatattttattttaagaaaatattCATGTTATACAAGATTAGTAAAAATTGCTATCATAAAAGAAGAAAGGTAAAGAAGATCTACATTAAATTAATATCTTTAAAGAAGAACATTGTGTAAATTATTCTActtataatttatattttttaatgTTGTTTTCTAATTTCAACTCTCTTATATTTTATTGTTTAATTTTTCAAAAGAATGTTAGATTAAAACCTATTGAAAAAGAAATGTCCTAAAAAAATGACATAGGCTACTCAAAACTTTTAAAATAATTGCTGTCAAAAGGTTGTTATTATTTGAAATAGAATAAACCTTAAAAAAACATTATTATTTAAGATAGAATAAACCTTAAAAAAACGGATGAAGAGCGACATTTTAGTTTTAGTTTGTGTTAAATGTTTTATCTTTGATTTAAATTAACGTTTACATGATGATATGTTCCTAGATATTATAACAtgtattaaaataaaatattagaTCATATAATCAATGAAATATTACACTCTACTTTCCCGAGGTCCATTAAAAAATGCACACGTAATTAGATCATGAGCACATCTAAGATCAATAACAATAACATGAAAATGAGACAAAGACTTTGATGAAACACTTATTAAAATCTTTTATGAagtaaattaaaataaaaaatactcATTTATATTTTGATGCGTGTGCACACTAAAAAAAATGGACAAACGGGCACGTACTGTTATATAAAAACAGTAGGCTATCTATACCTATAGATAAAAGGGATACATCCTTTTGACATGACCTATTTATTTTCCATATTTACCCTTGAGGCAAATTGTTTTTATCTCACACATAAATATAGCAGTTTTAACTCAGTTACAATATAATTGGTAGCCGCTGTTAACTAACTCCCAAGCATACCACGTTTCGATTCTTTGCATACACTTGAGATAATCAGTTTCTGTTCATTTCCAATTGAGATTATTTGACGACTCACTGCCAGGATACCCAAGGATAACCACTAAACACACTTTAATCCAAGTATACACTGATCATGCCATCTATATTTGAAATATAATTCGTCATTAACTTTCTTTGAAAAGGACACTTAGTATGCTCACTGGGAATCCTTTGTTTTACTCATTCAACAATTAACAAAGGCAATATACCACTATGAAGGCAAGCCCTTAAACTTCCTCTC from Lathyrus oleraceus cultivar Zhongwan6 chromosome 7, CAAS_Psat_ZW6_1.0, whole genome shotgun sequence encodes the following:
- the LOC127104688 gene encoding uncharacterized protein LOC127104688, coding for MKDGHCKKRYPKQFLDETRQGTDSYPEYRIRFDESVSLGKDRSVDNRWVVPYNPWLLLKYDCHINVEICSSIKSIKYLYKYVYKGPDRVAMEVHKGSYMDEVQQYVDARWICAPEAFWEIFRFTLYRLYPSVERLQIHLPNRHQVRFYDHQQIADVLNNERNSKTMLTQFFALNLRDPQARKYLYREILEHYCWNKRDMEWHRRRSTRKVIGRIYTVSPSEGDKFYLRLLLSHVIGPTSWEYLLTNNGMTFSTFKKSTEDRGFLETDHSIRDCLVEATSLRMPYALRRLFVTILIFCEPTDVRGLWNEFFTHMVEDYQTANNVVESNLTNMLLKDLNELLNLHGKKIDHYDLPSLPPNTIDRGAVPSIIQEELAIDFPNEDIESIAKLNNDQMIAFNTIMNVIVQKHSGVFFVDGPGGTGKTFLYRTLMASLRSRGEIVLATASSGIAATLLPGGRTAHSRFKIPIDIQPSSICGIEKQKDLADLIRVAAAIIWDEAPMTSKNCLEALDRSLQDICSNSAPFGGKVLIMGGIFVKFFLL
- the LOC127104689 gene encoding uncharacterized protein LOC127104689; translated protein: MISACIVQSHLWNHTKILHLRQNMRLLHDQEFAEFLIRIGDGVEPTKPDDMVRLPLHIAIPWEGEHSIQVLIQHIFPDLELHGWDAPYMVQRAILTPINDDVQKLNDMIIDQFPGEEHNLLSFDEVEADNHNLYQQEFSNSIAQGSLPPHILKIKKGAPLMLLRNLDPRYGLCNGTRLLCRGLFMNMLDVEILTRSNAGKRAFLPRIKIKTSASDGLPFVLSRKQFPVRLSFAITINKSQGQTIPNVGIYLPQHVFSHGQLYVALSRGVSQTTTRVLTREGKLKGEDGDYTKNVVYKQILLSHPQPN